From one Lotus japonicus ecotype B-129 chromosome 3, LjGifu_v1.2 genomic stretch:
- the LOC130744345 gene encoding uncharacterized protein LOC130744345 — MHLDANDLGNAIKEGNTASNQIKAKAMIFLRHHLHEALKVEYLTIKDLLVLWKNLKERITSLLKLCGENVSDADMLEKTFSTFHASNVVLQQQYRERGFTKYSELISCLLVAEQNNELLMKNHESRPTGSAPFPEANVATYNHNTRGRGRGRGRGNGHRRDHGRVPINNSSHQKWKNNGENERNKGGQNNRHVESSCLLCGGKGHWIHVADFFDDPNGRIDHLIGDGNVYK, encoded by the exons ATGCACTTAGATGCAAATGATCTTGGAAATGCTATTAAAGAAGGAAATACTGCATCTAACCAAATCAAAGCCAAGGCTATGATCTTCCTCCGGCACCACCTTCATGAAGCTCTAAAGGTTGAATACCTCACAATAAAAGACCTACTTGTTCTCTGGAAAAATCTAAAAGAAAG AATTACTTCTCTAttaaagctatgtggagaaaaTGTAAGCGATGCTGATATGTTAGAAAAAACATTCTCCACATTTCATGCATCAAATGTGGTCTTGCAGCAGCAATATCGAGAAAGAGGCTTCACAAAGTACTCTGAGTTAATCTCTTGCCTTCTCGTTGCTGAACAGAATAATGAGCTGCTCATGAAGAATCATGAATCTCGACCTACTGGCAGTGCTCCATTCCCTGAAGCGAATGTTGCAACTTATAATCATAATACTCGTGGTCGAGGTCGAGGTCGTGGTCGTGGCAATGGCCATAGACGTGACCATGGAAGAGTACCAATAAACAATTCTTCACACCAGAAGTGGAAGAATAATGGAGAAAATGAAAGGAACAAGGGTGGTCAAAATAATAGACACGTTGAAAGCTCATGTCTTCTTTGTGGTGGCAAAGGACATTGGATAC ATGTTGCTGATTTCTTTGATGATCCTAATGGAAGGATTGATCACTTGATTGGTGATGGAAATGTTTACAAATaa
- the LOC130743350 gene encoding UDP-galactose/UDP-glucose transporter 5-like, translating into MAESPSTSSSSSPPDSRDNKLWKGIFAVSGIMVTLVTYGVLQEKIMRVPYGAQKEYFKHSLFLVFCNRITTSAVSAGSLLASKKALDPVAPIYKYCLVSVSNILTTTCQYEALKYVSFPVQTLAKCAKMIPVMIWGTIIMQKRYQGPDYMLAFLVTLGCSVFILYPAGEDISPYSRGRENTVWGVLLMTGYLGCDGFTSTFQDKLFRGYDMEIHNQIFYTTLCSCILSLTGLILQGHLIPAIEFVYRHHDCFFDIALLSTVATASQFFISYTIRTFGALTFATIMTTRQLVSIMLSCVWFSHPLSWEQWIGAVIVFGSLYAKSFTRKAPQKTTSSDSIPLVQSGDSNNLKDNP; encoded by the exons ATGGCGGAATCACCAtccacctcttcttcttcatcaccaccTGATTCCAGAGACAACAAGTTGTGGAAAGGCATATTCGCCGTCTCCGGAATCATGGTTACCCTCGTCACCTATGGCGTCTTGCAG GAAAAGATCATGAGAGTTCCTTATGGAGCTCAAAAGGAATATTTCAAGCACTCACTCTTTCTTGTTTTCTGCAACCGTATCACAACATCTGCTGTTTCTGCTGGTTCTTTGCTG GCAAGTAAAAAAGCACTGGACCCAGTAGCTCCCATTTATAAGTATTGCCTTGTGTCTGTATCAAACATACTAACCACAACTTGTCAGTATGAG GCCCTCAAATATGTCAGTTTTCCAGTTCAGACTCTTGCAAAGTGCGCAAAAATGATACCGGTTATG ATCTGGGGTACCATTATCATGCAGAAGAGATATCAGGGACCTGACTATATGCTGGCTTTTTTGGTTACCCTTGGCTGCTCAGTATTTATCCTATATCCG gCAGGAGAAGACATAAGTCCATACAGTAGAGGAAGGGAAAATACAGTTTGGGGCGTTCTCCTTATGACTGGCTATCTTGG GTGTGATGGCTTTACAAGCACATTTCAAGATAAGCTGTTTAGAGGCTATGACATGGAGATACATAATCAGATATTTTATACAACATTATGTTCTTGTATTCTTAGCCTGACAG gtCTTATTTTACAGGGACATCTAATACCAGCAATAGAGTTTGTTTATCGCCATCATGATTGTTTCTTTGACATAGCATTGCTTTCGACT GTGGCAACAGCTAGCCAGTTTTTTATTTCCTACACAATTCGCACTTTTGGTGCTCTGACATTCGCTACCATAATGACCACAAGACAG TTGGTGAGCATTATGCTGTCATGTGTGTGGTTTTCTCATCCTCTTAGCTGGGAACAGTGGATTGGAGCC GTCATTGTCTTTGGTTCCCTTTATGCAAAAAGCTTCACGAGGAAAGCACCTCAAAAAACAACCTCCTCCGACTCCATACCACTTGTTCAAAGTGGGGATTCAAATAATTTGAAGGACAACCCGTGA
- the LOC130744346 gene encoding uncharacterized protein LOC130744346, with amino-acid sequence MNGSSASSCRSRHRSAGGRAKCQCGVPLMLYTAGTRENSERRFLRCKNWQLPGTCDFFFWIDDPLEGREPVIPHVDAETMSSEIGNSSNHNSVHHVLDLMKKMKKLKKKLEVERFQKNVASVIALMCFLVTVWCLCKGRV; translated from the exons ATGAATGGTTCTTCTGCATCCTCTTGTCGTTCCAGGCATCGAAGTGCAGGTGGTAGGGCAAAATGTCAATGTGGAGTTCCTCTAATGCTCTACACTGCTGGTACTCGTGAAAACTCAGAAAGGAGATTTCTTAGGTGCAAAAATTGGCAG CTTCCAGGCACATGTGATTTCTTTTTTTGGATTGATGATCCACTTGAAGGTAGAGAACCAGTTATACCGCATGTAGATGCTGAGACAATGAGTTCTGAGATTGGCAATTCATCAAACCACAACTCTGTGCACCATGTTCTTGatttgatgaaaaaaatgaaaaagctgAAGAAGAAACTTGAAGTAGAGAGATTTCAGAAGAATGTTGCAAGTGTGATTGCTTTGATGTGTTTTTTAGTGACAGTGTGGTGTTTATGTAAGGGGAGGGTTTAA